One Symphalangus syndactylus isolate Jambi chromosome 20, NHGRI_mSymSyn1-v2.1_pri, whole genome shotgun sequence DNA segment encodes these proteins:
- the LOC134735185 gene encoding scavenger receptor class F member 1-like — translation MAPGARERAGVSPGSAPVFPTWVGCLSAICEGPDACQKDEVCVKPGLCRCKPGFFGARCSSRCPGQYWGPDCRESCPCHPHGQCEPATGACQCQADRWGARCEFPCACGPHGRCDPATGVCHCEPGWWSSTCRRPCQCNPAAARCEQATGACVCKPGWWGRRCSFRCACHGSPCEQDSGRCACRPGWWGPECRQQCECVRGRCSAASGECTCPPGFRGARCELPCPAGSHGVQCAHSCGHCKHNEPCSPDTGSCESCEPGWNGTQCQQPCLPGTFGESCEQQCLHCQHGEACEPDTGHCQRCDPGWLGPRCEDPCPTGTFGEDCGSTCPTCVQGACDAVTGECVCSAGYWGPSCNASCPAGFHGNNCSVPCECPEGLCHPVSGSCQPGSHRRDAALIAGSLVPLLLLFLGLICCACCCWATRSDLKDRPARDGATVSRMKLQVWGTLTSLGSTLPCGSLSSHKLPWVTVSHHDPEVPFNHSFIEPPSAGWASDDSFSSDPESGEADEGPAYCVAPQEGMVPVAQAESSEASLAGGAFPPPEDASTPFAIPRTSSLARAKRPSVSFAEGTKFAPQSRRSSGELSSPLRKPKRLSRGAQSGPEGREAEESTGPEEAEAHESFPAAASPGDSATGHRRPPLGGRTVAEHVEAIEGSVQESSGPVTTIYMLAGTPQGPEGPVRSVFRHFGSFQKGQAEPKVKRAIPKPPRQALNRKKGSPGLASGSVSQSPNSAPKAGLPGATGPVAVRPEEAAQGLGAGMESSGRVQKPVSGGGSPKRDPQKQAKEERQEEPEYENVVRISRPPEP, via the exons GCTGCCCGGGCCAGTACTGGGGCCCCGACTGCCGTGAGAGCTGCCCCTGCCACCCGCACGGCCAGTGCGAGCCAGCCACGGGCGCTTGCCAGTGCCAGGCCGACCGCTGGGGCGCCCGCTGCGAGTTCCCGTGCGCCTGCGGCCCCCACGGGCGCTGCGACCCCGCGACCGGCGTGTGCCACTGCGAACCGGGCTGGTGGTCGTCCACGTGCCGCCGCCCGTGCCAGTGCAACCCCGCGGCGGCGCGCTGCGAGCAGGCCACGGGCGCCTGCGTGTGCAAGCCGGGCTGGTGGGGGCGCCGCTGCAGCTTCCGCTGCGCCTGCCACGGCTCCCCGTGCGAGCAGGACTCGGGCCGCTGCGCCTGCCGGCCGGGCTGGTGGGGTCCCGAATGCCGGCAGCAGTGCGAGTGTGTGCGGGGCCGCTGCAGTGCCGCCTCCGGCGAGTGCACCTGCCCGCCCGGCTTCCGCGGAGCGCGCTGCGAGCTGCCCTGCCCGGCAGGCAGCCACGGGGTGCAGTGCGCACACAG CTGTGGCCACTGCAAACACAATGAGCCATGCTCCCCAGACACGGGCAGCTGTGAGTCCTGCGAGCCGGGCTGGAATGGGACCCAGTGCCAGCAGCCCTGCCTGCCTGGCACCTTTGGCGAGAGCTGCGAACAGCAGTGCCTTCACTGCCAACATGGGGAGGCCTGTGAGCCAGATACTGGCCACTGTCAGCGCTGTGACCCTGGCTGGCTGGGGCCCAG GTGTGAAGACCCCTGCCCCACTGGCACCTTTGGGGAAGACTGTGGCTCTACCTGCCCCACCTGTGTTCAGGGGGCCTGTGATGCTGTGACAGGGGAATGTGTCTGCAGTGCCGGCTACTGGGGGCCCAG CTGCAACGCCTCCTGCCCAGCCGGCTTCCATGGAAACAACTGCTCAGTTCCTTGTGAATGCCCAGAGGGACTCTGCCACCCTGTCTCTGGGTCCTGCCAGCCAG GCTCTCACCGTCGGGACGCCGCCCTCATCGCGGGCAGCCTTGTGCCTCTGCTGCTGCTCTTCCTGGGCCTCATCTGCTGTGCCTGCTGCTGCTGGGCCACCCGGTCAGACCTCAAGGACAG GCCAGCGAGAGATGGAGCTACCGTGTCCAGGATGAAGCTGCAGGTCTGGGGGACATTGACCAGCTTGGGCTCCACGCTGCCCTGTGGTTCCCTCAGCTCCCACAAGTTACCCTGGGTGACAG TCTCACATCACGACCCGGAGGTCCCCTTCAACCACAGCTTCATCGAGCCGCCCTCTGCCGGATGGGCCTCCGATGACTCCTTCTCATCCGATCCTGAGTCTGGAGAGGCAGACGAGGGTCCTGCCTACTGTGTGGCACCCCAAGAAG GGATGGTCCCTGTGGCCCAGGCAGAGTCGTCAGAGGCCAGCCTGGCTGGAGGTGCTTTCCCGCCCCCTGAGGACGCCTCCACGCCATTCGCCATCCCACGCACCTCCAGCCTAGCTCGGGCCAAGCGGCCATCGGTCTCCTTTGCTGAAGGTACAAAGTTTGCGCCACAGAGTCGCCGAAGCTCAGGGGAGCTCTCCAGCCCGCTCCGAAAGCCCAAGAGGCTCTCCCGGGGGGCACAATCGGGTCCTGAGGGCCGGGAAGCCGAAGAGTCCACAGGCCCAGAGGAAGCAGAAGCACACGAGTCCTTTCCTGCAGCTGCCAGTCCCGGGGATTCAGCCACTGGCCACCGGCGGCCCCCACTTGGTGGCCGGACAGTGGCTGAGCACGTGGAAGCCATTGAGGGCAGTGTCCAGGAGAGCTCAGGCCCCGTGACCACCATCTACATGCTGGCGGGGACGCCCCAGGGACCCGAAGGCCCTGTCCGCTCTGTCTTCCGCCATTTTGGTAGCTTTCAGAAAGGCCAGGCAGAACCCAAGGTCAAGAGAGCCATCCCTAAGCCTCCACGCCAGGCCCTGAATCGGAAAAAGGgcagccctggcctggcctctgGCTCTGTCAGCCAGAGCCCCAACTCAGCCCCAAAAGCTGGGCTTCCTGGGGCCACAGGGCCTGTGGCAGTCAGACCAGAGGAAGCggcccaggggctgggggctggcatGGAGAGTTCAGGGAGAGTCCAGAAGCCAGTCTCTGGGGGTGGCTCCCCAAAACGGGATCCCCAGAAGCAAGCTAAAGAGGAAAGGCAGGAGGAACCTGAGTATGAGAACGTTGTACGCATCTCCAGGCCACCAGAACCCTGA